One Cohnella candidum genomic region harbors:
- a CDS encoding YcdB/YcdC domain-containing protein, with translation MSRSLPRNYASRAARGLKALLLPALLFAGVGAPLLIPDKEIAAAAASVTAIRTQDEAFAYAKSLAFVPDDAELQDAVLSRASEASAGEWDLTLHRPDKDSNGNWAGYYNVRFSAADGSLRNMSLEDRQPESGAVPTTTTGTGDSISRGDAVNIAASLVGGLNWGLNADWRLDPYPESEYDTRFEDKSLFRIRFYRAMNGIRTDNWLLVIVRPDGRIASYTANWNAYDFSDPTPAISAEKAKRIYLKQSSPLLAYKLGSGNKPFLAYTLWQTSLKASTGVFPAERNGRPFPIVLKPLSTKQLAPLVTNAKLTDAQMRAKVINLLSLTGTYKISKPQQYLYKLVIPSADKKRVRTVVIGFDQATGQVYLYQSDDGTDHSLLTKAKVSESKARLKAVAFLKKAMPAFADQLAESRVDLFLSDGRVATRPLYRFEYVRVAGGVGVSQENVYVDVNAYNGEVESIQSQLMPVRYPSQANPKVSAPKAVEKLLSLYDIVLRYRWVEGNRAELFYELMLKPSVPR, from the coding sequence ATGTCCCGTTCATTACCAAGAAATTATGCGTCCCGGGCGGCACGAGGCTTGAAGGCTCTGCTGCTTCCCGCGCTGCTGTTTGCCGGTGTTGGCGCCCCGTTGCTGATTCCCGACAAGGAGATTGCCGCGGCCGCGGCTTCCGTCACCGCGATCCGCACGCAAGACGAGGCTTTCGCCTACGCGAAAAGCCTCGCGTTCGTACCTGATGATGCCGAACTCCAGGACGCGGTTCTTTCGAGAGCATCCGAGGCCTCGGCAGGGGAATGGGATCTTACCCTGCATCGGCCGGACAAGGATTCGAACGGGAACTGGGCCGGCTATTACAATGTCCGTTTCTCCGCGGCGGACGGAAGCCTGCGGAACATGTCCCTCGAGGACCGGCAGCCGGAGAGCGGGGCGGTGCCGACGACAACAACCGGCACAGGCGACTCCATCTCGCGGGGAGATGCGGTGAACATTGCCGCCTCGCTCGTAGGAGGATTGAACTGGGGACTGAATGCCGACTGGAGGCTGGATCCTTATCCGGAATCGGAATACGATACCCGGTTCGAAGACAAGTCGCTGTTCCGCATTCGATTCTACCGGGCAATGAACGGAATCCGAACCGACAATTGGCTGTTGGTCATCGTCCGGCCGGACGGGCGAATCGCTTCTTATACCGCCAATTGGAACGCGTACGATTTCTCGGATCCCACACCAGCGATTTCGGCTGAGAAGGCCAAACGGATTTACCTCAAGCAATCGTCGCCGTTGCTCGCTTACAAACTGGGCTCCGGTAACAAGCCCTTCCTGGCATACACGCTGTGGCAAACTTCGCTGAAAGCGAGCACGGGCGTTTTCCCTGCCGAGCGGAACGGGCGCCCTTTCCCGATCGTATTGAAACCGCTCAGCACCAAACAGCTCGCGCCGCTCGTAACGAACGCGAAGTTGACGGACGCGCAAATGCGCGCTAAAGTCATAAATCTGCTCTCGCTCACCGGGACCTATAAGATCAGCAAACCGCAGCAATATTTGTATAAGCTCGTGATTCCGAGTGCGGACAAGAAAAGGGTTCGCACCGTCGTCATCGGATTCGACCAGGCGACAGGGCAGGTGTACCTCTATCAATCCGACGACGGTACCGATCACAGCCTGCTGACGAAAGCGAAAGTGAGCGAGAGCAAGGCCCGGCTTAAAGCCGTTGCTTTCCTGAAAAAGGCGATGCCCGCCTTCGCCGATCAATTGGCGGAAAGCCGGGTCGACTTGTTCCTATCGGACGGCCGTGTCGCGACCCGTCCGCTCTATCGATTCGAATATGTACGGGTGGCCGGCGGCGTCGGGGTCAGCCAGGAGAACGTATACGTGGACGTCAACGCGTACAACGGCGAGGTCGAATCGATCCAAAGCCAACTGATGCCGGTCCGCTATCCGTCGCAAGCGAATCCGAAAGTTTCGGCGCCGAAAGCGGTCGAGAAGCTGTTATCCCTCTACGACATCGTTCTGCGATACCGCTGGGTCGAGGGCAACCGGGCCGAGCTGTTTTACGAGCTGATGCTGAAACCGTCCGTTCCCCGCTAG
- a CDS encoding carbohydrate ABC transporter permease, translating to MRGGAAFRKLGSVLVFLILAVAAVVTLFPIYMGVLNSFKTDGEILNDILALPDRFQFHNYADAFERIHFLRSLGNTALITAIGLTGIILFASMAGYKLSRTPGKLSGFFFGVFILSMLIPFHSIMITLTRIAKELHVQGTTYGLGTLYIGLGVSFAVFLYHGFVKSIPRDLDEAAVMDGCGEFKLFFTLIFPLLLPITATNAILNLLWIWNDFLLPLLMLTDRDNYTLLLSTNMLFGQYGNNEWSAILASLIMAMLPVIAFYLLLQKYIIKGIADGAIKG from the coding sequence ATGAGGGGAGGGGCGGCTTTTCGGAAATTGGGCTCCGTGCTCGTCTTCCTGATCCTGGCGGTGGCAGCCGTCGTCACGTTATTCCCGATCTACATGGGCGTACTGAACTCGTTCAAAACCGACGGGGAGATCTTGAACGACATTTTGGCGCTTCCTGACCGTTTTCAGTTCCATAATTACGCGGACGCTTTCGAACGGATTCACTTCTTGCGAAGCCTGGGCAATACGGCCTTGATCACCGCCATCGGTCTGACCGGCATCATTCTATTCGCTTCGATGGCCGGGTACAAGCTTTCCCGTACGCCCGGGAAGCTGAGCGGCTTCTTTTTCGGCGTCTTTATCCTTTCGATGCTCATCCCCTTCCATTCCATCATGATCACGCTGACGAGGATCGCGAAGGAACTCCACGTTCAAGGCACGACTTACGGACTGGGGACCCTCTATATCGGGCTGGGCGTTTCGTTCGCCGTTTTCCTCTATCACGGCTTCGTCAAATCCATCCCGAGGGATCTCGACGAAGCCGCGGTAATGGACGGGTGCGGCGAATTCAAATTGTTTTTCACCTTGATCTTCCCGTTGCTGCTGCCGATTACCGCCACCAACGCGATCCTGAACCTCTTATGGATCTGGAACGATTTTCTTTTGCCGCTTCTAATGCTGACCGACCGCGACAATTATACGCTGCTGCTGTCGACCAATATGCTGTTCGGCCAATACGGCAATAACGAGTGGTCGGCGATTCTGGCTTCGCTGATCATGGCCATGCTGCCCGTCATCGCGTTTTACCTGCTCCTGCAAAAGTACATTATCAAAGGAATCGCGGACGGAGCCATCAAGGGCTGA
- a CDS encoding carbohydrate ABC transporter permease, with product MAGKHFGKRTVILLAFILPALLFYTVFVLVPAFGGVWYSLTDWNGVNPAYHLVGFANYREALTNDDYFLDSIGFTLKYVVCMVVLQNALAILLAVFIESRRRTKSVFRTVFFMPNMISLIIGGIMWLFIFTKVLPYLAVHTGMSFLDQSWIGDPKLSFIAILILSLWAGVGYLMVIYIAALQNVPDHLNEAAAIDGANAWQNFRYITMPMIMPAVTIGIFLTLNGSFKVFEAVFALTNGGPGRATQVIALNIFDEAFHNSFRYGYASAKAMILFLIVMLLTFVQLAVMKRREVEA from the coding sequence ATGGCAGGCAAGCATTTTGGCAAACGAACGGTCATTCTCCTCGCCTTCATTTTACCGGCCTTGCTCTTTTATACCGTCTTCGTACTGGTCCCCGCCTTCGGCGGGGTCTGGTACAGCTTGACGGATTGGAACGGCGTGAATCCCGCCTATCACCTCGTGGGATTCGCGAATTATCGTGAAGCGTTGACGAATGATGATTATTTCCTGGATTCCATAGGGTTTACTCTCAAATACGTCGTGTGCATGGTGGTGCTGCAAAACGCGCTCGCCATTCTGCTCGCGGTTTTCATTGAATCCCGGCGCCGGACGAAGTCGGTTTTCCGGACCGTTTTTTTCATGCCCAACATGATCAGCTTGATTATCGGAGGCATCATGTGGCTTTTCATTTTCACGAAGGTGCTTCCTTATCTGGCCGTCCATACCGGGATGTCTTTCCTGGATCAATCCTGGATCGGAGATCCGAAGCTTTCCTTCATCGCGATTCTGATCCTGTCCCTGTGGGCCGGAGTCGGCTACCTGATGGTCATCTACATCGCGGCGCTGCAGAACGTGCCGGACCATCTGAACGAAGCGGCGGCGATCGACGGAGCGAACGCTTGGCAGAACTTCCGGTATATCACGATGCCCATGATCATGCCGGCGGTGACGATCGGGATCTTCCTGACGCTTAACGGTTCGTTCAAGGTGTTCGAAGCGGTATTCGCGCTCACGAACGGCGGTCCCGGGCGGGCCACGCAAGTGATCGCGCTCAACATTTTCGACGAGGCCTTTCATAACAGCTTCCGCTACGGGTATGCAAGCGCCAAAGCGATGATTCTGTTTCTGATCGTCATGCTGTTGACGTTCGTTCAGCTTGCCGTCATGAAAAGGCGGGAGGTGGAAGCATGA
- a CDS encoding NADPH-dependent FMN reductase encodes MKLLGVVGSLRKESYNLAFARTIQERFNDRFEWELAEIRSLPLFDQDEEQSPPPSVLKLRKQVQEADGVIIVTPEYNWSIPGVLKNALDWLSRVEQPLIGKPVMTAGVSTGIMGTIRAQLHLREVLAAPGIRAKLLPPAGNELLINLAAQKFDATGRLKDESTLQHLDGAVGRFLEFVQSAR; translated from the coding sequence ATGAAGTTGTTGGGAGTCGTCGGAAGTTTACGCAAGGAATCGTACAACCTGGCATTCGCGAGAACGATCCAGGAAAGGTTTAACGACCGTTTCGAATGGGAGCTCGCGGAAATCCGTTCCCTGCCCCTGTTCGACCAGGATGAAGAGCAAAGTCCTCCTCCGAGCGTGCTGAAGCTGAGGAAGCAAGTCCAGGAAGCGGACGGCGTCATCATCGTCACGCCGGAATATAACTGGTCGATCCCAGGCGTGCTCAAGAACGCGCTCGATTGGCTTTCCCGCGTCGAGCAGCCGCTGATCGGCAAACCGGTCATGACGGCCGGCGTGTCTACCGGCATCATGGGCACGATCCGCGCCCAGCTCCACCTGCGCGAGGTGCTCGCCGCGCCTGGCATTCGCGCGAAGCTGCTCCCGCCGGCAGGCAACGAGCTTCTCATCAACCTCGCCGCCCAGAAATTCGACGCGACGGGACGTCTGAAGGACGAATCGACGCTTCAGCATTTGGACGGCGCGGTAGGCCGTTTTCTCGAGTTCGTTCAGTCGGCACGCTGA
- a CDS encoding response regulator transcription factor, translated as MYDVLIMDDEPWARQIVKSLGDWDRLGLRIVGEADDGYLGIELAAERKPHIIITDMRMPGLGGDKLLQSLQERFPNVKILIMSGYEDFSYLKQAIQSKAVNYMLKPISAEELNQSLAECIEQLNKESSESPTPRKATHLDTSVQDRYLTYRKLIQSNLLDLNDKALAETFSQMAQYLDQTLMDEHTRKGMPYKIAYDFIAILEEALVSDDLQPVQLVPQVEIWRESIERASMRDAIKETENLYQEVLRSLQIIRQDRDRLDIDKVKEFIERNYSQAISLETLAKKFAVRKEYLSRQYKARLGETVMDAITRVRMEKAKELLVTNGLSIKRTAELTGFTDITYFYRVFKKFYGIPPGNMRS; from the coding sequence ATGTACGACGTTCTGATTATGGATGATGAACCCTGGGCCAGACAAATCGTCAAGTCCCTCGGCGATTGGGATCGTTTGGGACTTCGTATCGTTGGCGAAGCCGATGACGGTTACCTGGGAATTGAACTGGCAGCTGAACGGAAGCCGCATATTATCATCACGGATATGCGAATGCCGGGCTTGGGAGGAGATAAGCTTCTTCAGTCCCTTCAGGAGCGATTTCCGAACGTGAAAATCCTGATCATGAGCGGATATGAGGATTTTTCTTACCTTAAGCAAGCCATCCAATCCAAAGCCGTGAATTACATGCTGAAACCGATAAGTGCGGAAGAACTGAATCAATCCTTAGCGGAATGCATAGAGCAACTGAACAAGGAATCTTCCGAATCGCCGACACCTCGAAAGGCGACTCATTTGGATACGTCCGTTCAGGACCGTTACTTAACCTATCGAAAGTTGATCCAAAGCAACTTATTGGATTTGAATGACAAAGCGCTGGCAGAGACCTTTAGCCAGATGGCGCAATACCTGGATCAAACGCTCATGGACGAACATACTCGAAAAGGAATGCCGTATAAAATCGCCTATGATTTTATCGCGATCTTGGAAGAGGCTCTTGTTTCGGACGACCTTCAGCCGGTTCAACTGGTTCCGCAAGTGGAGATTTGGCGCGAATCCATCGAGCGGGCTTCCATGCGGGATGCGATAAAAGAAACGGAGAACTTATATCAAGAGGTCCTTCGGTCTTTGCAAATCATCCGACAGGACAGAGACAGGTTGGATATCGACAAAGTGAAGGAATTTATCGAAAGGAACTACAGTCAGGCGATCTCGCTGGAGACCCTCGCCAAGAAATTCGCGGTTAGGAAAGAGTATCTAAGCAGGCAATACAAAGCAAGGCTAGGCGAGACGGTTATGGACGCCATTACGAGAGTCCGAATGGAAAAAGCGAAGGAACTCCTCGTGACGAACGGTCTTTCCATCAAGCGAACGGCCGAATTGACCGGATTTACGGACATCACTTACTTTTATCGCGTATTCAAGAAGTTTTACGGCATTCCTCCGGGGAACATGAGAAGTTAA
- a CDS encoding sensor histidine kinase, with protein sequence MNRFSLRLRFMILMICLTTLPVVTVTWIAAINTRASVEKELIGANQSRMLWADQYLNELIDQVDALFYSLQINGEVMGTMTSGSDDRNAASRSQNALRETLTSTFFSNARKIDRLTLYSRLTQKALSVSYADSGTTRTLKIGGTAWSRIEKMPVNMYFKQSAGGITAFHSINRFPDKFLLGGIAVDINDQVWEEVSRILKSEPESYVFLMNDEGELLSGSTPRIASSEILDLLHSMDLPDNGLVLRHSNQFFYFMERVGDGQLTVVKAIPLSTIKESGLPTIRAGILTGGLFVIVSILLSILLSLRITKPIVGLARTMRMAQIQNFEMKSVERVDEIGLLQHGYNLMMQRIKELIEHEYQHEIEIKNAQLLALQAQINPHFLNNTLNLIGGMALSKEAPEVYEITRMMGNLLRYSISTVDEQVQLQDEVAHIRNYLYIQEQRFAGRCKVSIETDPRVLDCRLPKFILQPVIENAFEHGLQPKQGKWELRIRIKLVRRRVIVLIQDNGVGIEPVQLNRLRESLKDDSRLDAGKSIGLRNVHNRLRLHFGSPHGIRIFSKSECGTVMVMVFPARQKA encoded by the coding sequence GTGAACCGGTTCAGTTTGCGTTTGCGTTTCATGATCCTCATGATCTGCCTCACGACGCTTCCCGTCGTCACCGTTACTTGGATCGCTGCGATTAATACGCGCGCATCCGTCGAAAAGGAATTGATCGGTGCCAATCAATCCAGAATGCTGTGGGCGGATCAATATTTGAATGAGTTGATCGATCAGGTAGACGCCCTGTTCTATTCTTTGCAAATCAACGGGGAAGTCATGGGGACCATGACTTCCGGATCGGACGATAGGAATGCGGCTTCCCGTTCCCAAAATGCGTTGCGGGAAACCCTTACTTCCACCTTCTTCTCCAATGCTCGTAAAATCGATCGCTTAACTCTCTATAGTCGCTTAACTCAGAAGGCGCTCTCGGTCAGTTATGCGGATAGCGGCACGACCCGAACATTGAAAATCGGGGGGACCGCTTGGTCCAGAATCGAAAAAATGCCCGTGAATATGTATTTCAAGCAATCCGCAGGCGGCATTACCGCCTTTCACAGCATCAATCGATTCCCGGATAAGTTTTTATTGGGCGGAATCGCGGTGGACATCAATGACCAGGTGTGGGAAGAAGTGTCCCGGATCCTCAAATCGGAACCGGAAAGTTATGTCTTTCTCATGAATGACGAGGGGGAATTGCTTTCCGGATCCACCCCCCGCATCGCTTCATCCGAAATTTTAGATTTGCTTCATTCCATGGATCTTCCCGACAACGGACTCGTGCTTCGCCACAGCAATCAATTTTTCTATTTTATGGAGCGCGTCGGTGACGGCCAATTGACGGTCGTGAAGGCGATTCCTTTATCGACGATCAAGGAGAGCGGACTTCCGACGATCCGCGCGGGCATTCTGACCGGCGGATTGTTCGTCATCGTGTCCATTTTGCTGTCCATATTGTTGTCGCTCCGCATCACGAAGCCGATCGTAGGTCTGGCCAGAACGATGCGCATGGCACAGATCCAAAACTTCGAAATGAAATCCGTGGAAAGAGTCGATGAGATCGGCTTGCTTCAACATGGTTATAACCTGATGATGCAGAGGATTAAAGAATTAATCGAACATGAATACCAACATGAAATCGAAATTAAAAATGCTCAGCTGCTCGCCTTGCAGGCACAAATCAATCCTCATTTTCTCAACAATACCTTGAATTTAATCGGAGGTATGGCACTTTCAAAAGAAGCCCCCGAAGTCTATGAAATTACGCGGATGATGGGGAACTTGCTGAGATATTCGATCAGTACGGTGGATGAGCAGGTTCAACTGCAAGATGAAGTTGCGCATATTCGCAATTATTTATATATCCAGGAACAAAGATTCGCAGGCCGATGCAAAGTATCCATCGAGACGGATCCCCGGGTTTTGGATTGCCGTCTTCCGAAGTTCATTTTGCAGCCTGTCATAGAAAACGCGTTCGAACACGGGCTGCAGCCGAAGCAAGGGAAATGGGAATTGCGGATCAGAATCAAACTTGTTCGCAGGCGGGTTATCGTCCTCATTCAGGATAACGGCGTAGGAATCGAACCGGTACAACTGAATCGCCTTCGTGAAAGCTTGAAGGATGACAGCCGGTTGGATGCGGGAAAGAGCATTGGACTTCGTAACGTGCACAACAGGTTGAGGTTGCATTTCGGGAGTCCTCACGGAATTCGAATTTTCAGCAAATCCGAGTGCGGAACGGTTATGGTGATGGTTTTTCCCGCCCGGCAGAAAGCATAA
- a CDS encoding cellulase family glycosylhydrolase translates to MQEVEGYVKAVGPRIVNGLGREILLRGVGFGSWLLPEGYMWRFPGQGDRPLRIERMIRELVGDRTAKEFWEIYYRTYIAEKDIARVAAEGFNSVRLPINSRFLFEGETDRYHEGHLALLDQVIDWCEQYRLYVILDLHGAPGGQTGTNIDDSPNDQPELFIREENKKLTVGIWRLLAERYRDRWIVAGYDLLNEPLPEWFSAYNDQVMPLYKEIVQAIREVDSKHMIMLEGVHWATDWSFFEEKIDDNLMLQFHKYWNSPDTESIRKFLDKRDEWEVPIFMGEGGENNVEWYTGAFRLYEDHDISWNFWTWKKMDCTNSPCSVAKPQGWDRLVAYLEGGERLTEPEAERILWEYLQNLNLDRCAYYPQVVNALLFRPPVRIPAVFYGYKGPGISFSVGEFTPRSLGFRDEDGTDIRFTTGDRTTANFQHGGGEDWSADEWMHVLLQPEDWLAYTVEHDSNDQVRVPLALRVCGGGGGEAKLEICVNDEVAESICIEDHSWHVVRTTHPCRLQPGANRIVLKALEQPVAVEWIRVGE, encoded by the coding sequence ATGCAAGAGGTAGAAGGGTATGTCAAAGCCGTCGGGCCGCGGATCGTGAACGGGCTAGGACGGGAAATCCTCCTTCGGGGCGTCGGGTTCGGCAGCTGGCTGTTGCCCGAAGGCTATATGTGGAGATTCCCCGGTCAGGGGGATCGGCCGCTCCGGATCGAGCGCATGATTCGGGAGCTCGTCGGCGACCGGACGGCGAAGGAGTTTTGGGAAATTTACTACCGGACGTATATCGCGGAGAAGGATATCGCGCGCGTAGCTGCGGAAGGCTTCAATTCCGTTCGGCTGCCGATCAACTCGCGTTTTTTGTTTGAAGGCGAAACGGACCGCTATCATGAGGGGCATCTGGCTTTGCTCGACCAAGTGATCGATTGGTGCGAGCAATATCGGCTGTACGTCATCCTGGATCTGCATGGCGCGCCGGGCGGACAAACGGGGACTAACATCGACGATTCTCCGAACGATCAACCGGAGCTGTTTATCCGTGAGGAGAACAAGAAGCTTACGGTCGGCATTTGGCGTTTGCTCGCCGAGCGATATCGGGACCGGTGGATCGTCGCGGGCTACGATCTGCTGAACGAGCCGCTTCCCGAGTGGTTTTCCGCTTATAACGATCAGGTGATGCCTCTGTACAAAGAGATCGTGCAAGCGATCCGCGAAGTGGACAGCAAACACATGATCATGTTGGAAGGCGTTCATTGGGCGACGGACTGGTCGTTTTTCGAGGAGAAAATCGACGACAACCTGATGCTTCAGTTTCATAAGTACTGGAACAGCCCGGATACGGAAAGCATTCGGAAGTTCCTCGACAAACGCGACGAGTGGGAAGTGCCGATTTTCATGGGAGAAGGCGGAGAGAACAACGTGGAGTGGTATACGGGAGCCTTCCGTCTCTACGAGGACCATGATATTTCTTGGAACTTCTGGACGTGGAAGAAGATGGACTGCACGAATTCCCCTTGTTCCGTGGCGAAGCCGCAAGGATGGGACCGGCTCGTCGCTTACCTCGAGGGCGGGGAGCGGCTAACCGAACCGGAAGCCGAACGGATCTTGTGGGAATATCTGCAGAACTTGAATCTGGATCGATGCGCCTATTATCCTCAGGTGGTCAATGCATTGCTCTTCCGTCCGCCGGTACGCATACCGGCCGTATTTTACGGGTACAAAGGGCCGGGCATCAGCTTCAGTGTGGGCGAATTTACGCCGAGAAGCCTGGGGTTCAGGGATGAGGACGGCACGGATATCCGATTTACGACGGGAGACAGGACAACGGCGAATTTCCAGCATGGCGGAGGAGAAGATTGGTCCGCCGACGAATGGATGCATGTGCTCCTGCAGCCTGAAGATTGGCTGGCTTATACGGTCGAGCATGATTCGAACGATCAAGTACGGGTTCCGCTGGCTTTACGCGTTTGCGGAGGCGGCGGGGGAGAAGCGAAGCTCGAGATCTGCGTCAACGACGAGGTGGCCGAGTCGATATGCATCGAGGACCACTCTTGGCATGTCGTTCGGACGACGCATCCTTGCCGGCTGCAGCCAGGGGCCAATCGCATCGTCCTCAAAGCGTTGGAACAGCCGGTGGCGGTTGAATGGATTCGAGTCGGAGAATAG
- a CDS encoding ABC transporter substrate-binding protein, with product MKKASYLSIALILMLSILSACGSGNKESGSSAAASATPSASSPAAESPSASPSAAPKKVELKVFLTVPQFKEQFDKYFEQFKAKELKEKNIDVTIKSETPNADQAKQILQARLASNDAPDVFSIHANDIPTYYNAGYLTDLSDQPAIGKLFDSVKQTVTYDGKVSVLPLESLAWGYLYNKKIFSDNGLTPPQSLDEMKKVVDTLKAKNIPAFELAFQESWVPQLMTALSLGGIVNSEHPDWVDKMSKGEASYSDVGDIFNIIDLIMSNGTAKPFEVGSAAGATDFANGKAAMWVQGPWMADSILKANPNMEFGVAPLPVSNDPKGTMINLSASTSLAVSPSSKNKDVALDLLNYMLDDNDSSAFFEQLKFNPISSVHTYKSFPWIDEAMSYVSQGKAYQDLKLPNGVTDEQAKELQSYYSKTVTKEKFIQIMDKTWANAVKAEAAK from the coding sequence ATGAAGAAGGCGTCGTATCTATCCATCGCTCTGATTCTCATGCTGTCCATTCTGTCGGCATGCGGATCGGGGAACAAAGAAAGCGGCAGCAGCGCCGCTGCCTCGGCAACGCCGTCCGCATCGAGCCCGGCCGCCGAGTCTCCCAGCGCCTCGCCGTCCGCTGCGCCAAAGAAAGTGGAACTCAAGGTATTCCTCACGGTTCCTCAGTTCAAAGAGCAGTTCGACAAGTACTTCGAGCAGTTCAAAGCCAAAGAATTGAAAGAGAAGAACATCGACGTCACGATCAAATCCGAAACGCCGAACGCCGATCAAGCCAAACAAATTCTCCAAGCCCGCTTGGCGTCCAATGACGCGCCGGACGTTTTCTCCATCCATGCCAACGACATTCCCACGTACTATAACGCCGGATATTTGACGGACCTGTCGGATCAGCCGGCCATCGGCAAGCTGTTCGACAGCGTGAAGCAAACGGTTACCTATGACGGCAAAGTTTCGGTGCTGCCGCTGGAAAGCTTGGCATGGGGCTACCTGTACAACAAGAAAATTTTCAGCGACAACGGCCTGACGCCTCCTCAGTCGCTGGATGAGATGAAGAAAGTCGTCGATACCCTGAAAGCCAAAAACATCCCGGCGTTCGAACTCGCGTTCCAAGAGTCCTGGGTGCCGCAGCTCATGACCGCGCTGTCTCTCGGCGGCATCGTCAATTCCGAACATCCGGACTGGGTCGACAAAATGAGCAAGGGCGAAGCTTCCTATTCGGACGTAGGCGATATTTTCAACATCATCGATTTGATCATGTCCAACGGAACGGCGAAGCCGTTTGAAGTGGGAAGCGCCGCGGGCGCGACGGATTTCGCGAACGGCAAAGCCGCGATGTGGGTTCAAGGTCCGTGGATGGCCGATTCGATCCTGAAAGCCAACCCGAACATGGAATTCGGCGTCGCTCCGCTTCCGGTCAGCAACGACCCCAAAGGCACCATGATCAACCTGTCGGCGTCCACGTCGCTCGCCGTATCCCCGAGCAGCAAGAACAAAGACGTCGCGCTCGACCTGCTCAACTACATGCTGGACGACAACGATTCTTCCGCCTTCTTCGAACAGCTGAAGTTCAACCCGATTTCCTCGGTCCATACGTATAAGTCCTTCCCTTGGATCGACGAAGCGATGAGCTACGTCTCCCAAGGCAAAGCCTACCAAGACCTGAAGCTGCCGAACGGCGTGACCGATGAGCAAGCGAAAGAGCTGCAAAGCTACTACTCGAAAACCGTAACGAAAGAAAAGTTCATCCAGATCATGGATAAAACGTGGGCGAACGCCGTAAAAGCCGAAGCGGCAAAGTAA